One genomic window of Stigmatopora nigra isolate UIUO_SnigA chromosome 13, RoL_Snig_1.1, whole genome shotgun sequence includes the following:
- the snap23.1 gene encoding synaptosome associated protein 23.1 isoform X1, with amino-acid sequence MSHRPQTIELSATGGASKLGSDNMDDMTVEQIAARANQVTDESLESTRRMLQMAEESKETGIKTMVMLDQQGEQLNRVEDGMEQINQDMRLAEKNLTDLSKCCGMCVCPCNRVSSIENESRYKRTWGIGAGLDGEGNDSVPKVVSKQPGAIRNGQPGQAQATPSSGPYVKRITNDAREDEMEDNLNVVGGIIGNLKSMAMDMGDEIDKQNKQIDRINDKADMNKVRIDEANLRATKLIN; translated from the exons ATGTCTCACAGGCCGCAGACTATCGAGCTAAGTGCCACGGGAGGAGCGTCCAAACTGGGCAGCGACAATATGGACGACATGACAGTGGAGCAGATTGCCGCCAGGGCAAACCAAGTGACAGATGAG TCACTGGAAAGCACTCGCAGAATGCTGCAAATGGCTGAAGAG AGCAAAGAAACTGGTATCAAAACCATGGTGATGTTGGACCAGCAAGGAG AACAACTCAATCGCGTGGAAGACGGCATGGAGCAGATCAACCAAGACATGAGACTGGCCGAGAAGAACCTTACAGACCTCTCAAAATGCTGCGGAATGTGTGTCTGCCCGTGTAACAG GGTGTCATCCATCGAGAATGAATCGCGGTACAAGCGCACGTGGGGCATCGGGGCAGGGCTTGACGGTGAAGGCAATGATAGTGTTCCCAAAGTTGTCTCCAAGCAGCCGGGGGCCATTCGCAACGGTCAGCCCGGTCAGGCTCAAGCAACACCATCAAGCGGACCTTACGTTAAGAG GATAACCAACGACGCCCGCGAGGACGAGATGGAAGATAATCTGAATGTAGTCGGCGGCATCATTGGAAATCTAAAATCCATGGCGATGGACATGGGCGATGAGATCGACAAGCAGAACAAACAGATTGATCGGATCAATGACAAG GCGGACATGAACAAAGTACGCATCGATGAAGCCAACCTAAGAGCCACCAAGCTCATCAACTGA
- the snap23.1 gene encoding synaptosome associated protein 23.1 isoform X3: MDDMTVEQIAARANQVTDESLESTRRMLQMAEESKETGIKTMVMLDQQGEQLNRVEDGMEQINQDMRLAEKNLTDLSKCCGMCVCPCNRVSSIENESRYKRTWGIGAGLDGEGNDSVPKVVSKQPGAIRNGQPGQAQATPSSGPYVKRITNDAREDEMEDNLNVVGGIIGNLKSMAMDMGDEIDKQNKQIDRINDKADMNKVRIDEANLRATKLIN, encoded by the exons ATGGACGACATGACAGTGGAGCAGATTGCCGCCAGGGCAAACCAAGTGACAGATGAG TCACTGGAAAGCACTCGCAGAATGCTGCAAATGGCTGAAGAG AGCAAAGAAACTGGTATCAAAACCATGGTGATGTTGGACCAGCAAGGAG AACAACTCAATCGCGTGGAAGACGGCATGGAGCAGATCAACCAAGACATGAGACTGGCCGAGAAGAACCTTACAGACCTCTCAAAATGCTGCGGAATGTGTGTCTGCCCGTGTAACAG GGTGTCATCCATCGAGAATGAATCGCGGTACAAGCGCACGTGGGGCATCGGGGCAGGGCTTGACGGTGAAGGCAATGATAGTGTTCCCAAAGTTGTCTCCAAGCAGCCGGGGGCCATTCGCAACGGTCAGCCCGGTCAGGCTCAAGCAACACCATCAAGCGGACCTTACGTTAAGAG GATAACCAACGACGCCCGCGAGGACGAGATGGAAGATAATCTGAATGTAGTCGGCGGCATCATTGGAAATCTAAAATCCATGGCGATGGACATGGGCGATGAGATCGACAAGCAGAACAAACAGATTGATCGGATCAATGACAAG GCGGACATGAACAAAGTACGCATCGATGAAGCCAACCTAAGAGCCACCAAGCTCATCAACTGA
- the snap23.1 gene encoding synaptosome associated protein 23.1 isoform X2: MPQTIELSATGGASKLGSDNMDDMTVEQIAARANQVTDESLESTRRMLQMAEESKETGIKTMVMLDQQGEQLNRVEDGMEQINQDMRLAEKNLTDLSKCCGMCVCPCNRVSSIENESRYKRTWGIGAGLDGEGNDSVPKVVSKQPGAIRNGQPGQAQATPSSGPYVKRITNDAREDEMEDNLNVVGGIIGNLKSMAMDMGDEIDKQNKQIDRINDKADMNKVRIDEANLRATKLIN; the protein is encoded by the exons AT GCCGCAGACTATCGAGCTAAGTGCCACGGGAGGAGCGTCCAAACTGGGCAGCGACAATATGGACGACATGACAGTGGAGCAGATTGCCGCCAGGGCAAACCAAGTGACAGATGAG TCACTGGAAAGCACTCGCAGAATGCTGCAAATGGCTGAAGAG AGCAAAGAAACTGGTATCAAAACCATGGTGATGTTGGACCAGCAAGGAG AACAACTCAATCGCGTGGAAGACGGCATGGAGCAGATCAACCAAGACATGAGACTGGCCGAGAAGAACCTTACAGACCTCTCAAAATGCTGCGGAATGTGTGTCTGCCCGTGTAACAG GGTGTCATCCATCGAGAATGAATCGCGGTACAAGCGCACGTGGGGCATCGGGGCAGGGCTTGACGGTGAAGGCAATGATAGTGTTCCCAAAGTTGTCTCCAAGCAGCCGGGGGCCATTCGCAACGGTCAGCCCGGTCAGGCTCAAGCAACACCATCAAGCGGACCTTACGTTAAGAG GATAACCAACGACGCCCGCGAGGACGAGATGGAAGATAATCTGAATGTAGTCGGCGGCATCATTGGAAATCTAAAATCCATGGCGATGGACATGGGCGATGAGATCGACAAGCAGAACAAACAGATTGATCGGATCAATGACAAG GCGGACATGAACAAAGTACGCATCGATGAAGCCAACCTAAGAGCCACCAAGCTCATCAACTGA